The nucleotide sequence CAGGAGTCGACGCTGCTCGCCCTCTACAACACGTTCTACCACTGGGGCGGCGTCATCGTGACGCCGGGCTACACCGACCCGCTCGTCTTCAAGTCCGGCGGCAACCCCTACGGCCCGTCCGTCACGGCGGAGCGCGCCCCCACCGAGCACGACATCGCCCACGCGACCTACCTCGGCAGGCGCGTCGCTGAAATGGCGAAGAAGCTCCGCGCCTGACGACGCGCCGCTCCATGCTGCATCGCAGCACGCACATCGGACGTCCGTTTGCAGTGCTGCGGTCCCTCCCCCGCCACATTCCTTCGCACGCGCAGCATCGATCGACCCTCGGGGCTCGAACGATGCTTGAAACTGCCGCGACTCGCCGATAAGCATGGACGCGCCGCACTTGCTGCGGTCGCACAACCCGAGCTCCCTGGAGGCGCTGCCCAGGAGGTTTCCATGCTGCAATCCGCTCCCCGTCGTTCCTTCGTGCTCACCGCCCTCGCCGCGGCCCTCTCCGCCGCGGGCTGCGTGGCGGAGCCCGTCGACGATCTCGCGCCCGGCGACGAGACCGGCGACATCTCGTCCGCGTTCACGTTCGTCTCCGATCACGAAGCTTATTTCGATCCTCCCGCGACCAGTTTGTATTCGCAGAGCTACAAGCTCGTCGGCAGCGTCACGCCGCCGAGCTGGTCCTGGGGCAAGATCGAGCTGCTCGAAGGGCGGCAGAAGTTCCGCACCGAGGGCTACAACCTGCGCACCGCGAAGGGCCGCTGGCAGGACACCTTCGAGGACGCCACCTACCCGCTGCGCACCTATTTCGGCGCCCTCAACCAGCAGCTCGTCGACGGCTTCAACATCCATTACAAGAACACCTGCGCGGGCTCCGTCGGGCAGACCTCGGCCGCCGCTTGTCCCGACAAGGGCCCCACGCGCCCCGAGGCGCGCTTCGTCCTCCTGCACCACGGCCCGAAGACCGCGCTCGGGCAATGCGACACGACGAAGGCCCCCGTCCTCCTCGTGCACGGCGCCATGCAAAACGCGAACGTCTGGCTCCGCCCGAGCGGCCACGACGGCGCGGGCAACCTCTACCCCGGCATGACCCAGGCGACGGGCTTCGTGCAGGCGCTCGAGGCCGAGGGGTTCTGCACGTTCGCGACGACCTTCGGCAACTTCCACGGCGACAATTTCAACCAGGCCATTCACATCGCGAACGCGCTCTCGCGCATCCGCTCGATCACGGGCCGCCCGAAGGTCAACCTCGTCGCCTGGAGCAAGGGCGTCGTCGCGGCGGACCTCTACATGTCGAGCCCCGCGGGCTGGACCGACTGGGGGCCGAAGTATTTCGAGCAGCTCGCCGCGTTGCAATCGAAGAGCGTCCCGAACTTCCGCAAGGACGTGCGCACCTACGTCGCGCTCTCCGGCCCGCACCTCGGCATCGACCTGAACTTCCGCCACCCGTTCAACCCGCTGCTCATCTACAGCACGGCGGAGAACGCGCCGCTCGGCCAGGGCCCCGTGACCTGGGGCTACATGTCGGCCGTGCAATGCGTGACCTGGGGTTACGCCGACTCGCCGAGCGACATCTTCCCGAACCCGTATGCGTATTCGGTCTGCGAGAACCGCGGCGGCATGTGGCCGGATTTCTGGAAGCGCATCTACACGTCGAACATCAGCGGCCTCGATTCCACGGGCAAGCCCGTCTACACGAAGACGCTGAAGACCTTGAACACCGAGCAAGGCGCCTCGTCCTCGGGCTTCTCGTTCGACAAGTACAACCTCGCGATGTGGGGCTCGGTCGACGACGGCGGCAAGCTCGTCTCGGCCTACCTCGGCCAGATGCAGGTCGCCTACGACCTGCGCCCGTATTACCCGCTCCCGAACCGGCAGGACGATCCCTATAGCTACGACTGGTCCGAGCTCGACACGGACGAGACGAAATGGCGCGACTGGATCGCCATCAAGACCAACTACAACCCCGCGAACATCTTCGGCGGCGCCGGCTGGATCAAGGACGATACCGGGCACATCACCTGCCGCGCCACGGCCTTCGACCCCGCGCTCTCCCCCTGCAAGGCCGAGCACCTCTATTACGATTCGCAGAACGCCGAAGCGTATTCGTTCGGCTACGCTCGGTACAAGCTCATGGACGGCATCGGCATCAAGGCCGTCATGGAGATGGGCGGCAACCTCATCGAGCGGCTCCGGGCGCGAGGCCTGAGCACGAGCCTCGATTACCTCTACGTGCTTCACGGCACGTCGGGCGGGGCGAGCGGGCAGGTGTTCGAGATCGACGGCATGGAATGCCCGACCTGTGATCCCAAGGGCGACGGCGTGCTCTTCGACGTGAGCATCGCGGCGCGGGATCAGCTCACGAAGGGCTGGACCACCACGAACAAGGCGAACAAGTCGAAGCAGGAAGGCGTGCCCTACGGCCACCTCGAGGTCGGCGTGACGCCCGCGGTCTGGGCGAAGATGATCACGCAATTCAAGGCGCTGCCCTGAGCGATTTCAATACGGGTTCGCCGGGCTCGTCACGCCGCCCGCGGCGCTGAGGGGCTCGGCGGGCACGTTCGTTTGCCCCGAGGGGAACTCGAGCGTATCGCCGGCCGAGAGCCGGTGATAAGAGAGCCCCGAATACACGAGCGGCTTTCCGGCCTCGCAGACAGCGGGTTTGTCGTTCGCCACGACGAGATACACCTTCCCCTCCCCCATCACCTCACCTTTGCCCATGGCGTCGATCACGACGGCGGTCCGCTCGTCGACGCCGATGCCCTTGGCCTGCGGGGCCCAGCCGTCCGTGAGGATCCGGCCGAGGAAGCCGACGAGGCGGCCCATGCGGTCGCGCGGGACGAAATGGGTGTCCGTGATGAGCCCCTCGAGCGGCGGGAAGGCGAAGAAATCGCGCTCCATCGTCATGAAGACGTTGTAGGGATCCTGGAGCGCCTCGTCCGAGTACACGGTGCCCTCGTACGCCGCGAAGACGAACGGCCCGAGCACCGCGCACCCCGCGCTCGTGCCGCCGACGACGCCGCCGCGCTGATACACGGAGGTGACGGCGGATTCGAGGGCCGTGCCGCGCCAGAACGACACGTAATCGGCCTGATCGCCGCCGGCCATGAAGACGCCCTCGGCGTGCTCGACGCGCCATTTCACGTAATCGCTGTTCGCGAGCTCCTTGCTCGTGACGAGCATCGTCTCGACGGAATCGGAAGCAGAGA is from Polyangium spumosum and encodes:
- a CDS encoding esterase/lipase family protein is translated as MLQSAPRRSFVLTALAAALSAAGCVAEPVDDLAPGDETGDISSAFTFVSDHEAYFDPPATSLYSQSYKLVGSVTPPSWSWGKIELLEGRQKFRTEGYNLRTAKGRWQDTFEDATYPLRTYFGALNQQLVDGFNIHYKNTCAGSVGQTSAAACPDKGPTRPEARFVLLHHGPKTALGQCDTTKAPVLLVHGAMQNANVWLRPSGHDGAGNLYPGMTQATGFVQALEAEGFCTFATTFGNFHGDNFNQAIHIANALSRIRSITGRPKVNLVAWSKGVVAADLYMSSPAGWTDWGPKYFEQLAALQSKSVPNFRKDVRTYVALSGPHLGIDLNFRHPFNPLLIYSTAENAPLGQGPVTWGYMSAVQCVTWGYADSPSDIFPNPYAYSVCENRGGMWPDFWKRIYTSNISGLDSTGKPVYTKTLKTLNTEQGASSSGFSFDKYNLAMWGSVDDGGKLVSAYLGQMQVAYDLRPYYPLPNRQDDPYSYDWSELDTDETKWRDWIAIKTNYNPANIFGGAGWIKDDTGHITCRATAFDPALSPCKAEHLYYDSQNAEAYSFGYARYKLMDGIGIKAVMEMGGNLIERLRARGLSTSLDYLYVLHGTSGGASGQVFEIDGMECPTCDPKGDGVLFDVSIAARDQLTKGWTTTNKANKSKQEGVPYGHLEVGVTPAVWAKMITQFKALP
- a CDS encoding cyanophycinase; translation: MRTRNEKIAASLVVLLALAGCGGGGESGSGNGSGSGDSGGSGGSGGSGGSGGSGGSGGSGETPAPPAGLVHYVTGNDADADVTPAGPGLILMGGATDVDAAFTWWKPRIAGGDVVVLRTSGADGYNEYLQALSASDSVETMLVTSKELANSDYVKWRVEHAEGVFMAGGDQADYVSFWRGTALESAVTSVYQRGGVVGGTSAGCAVLGPFVFAAYEGTVYSDEALQDPYNVFMTMERDFFAFPPLEGLITDTHFVPRDRMGRLVGFLGRILTDGWAPQAKGIGVDERTAVVIDAMGKGEVMGEGKVYLVVANDKPAVCEAGKPLVYSGLSYHRLSAGDTLEFPSGQTNVPAEPLSAAGGVTSPANPY